The Fusobacterium necrophorum subsp. necrophorum genome has a window encoding:
- a CDS encoding DUF2207 domain-containing protein: MKKIISLLLFICFHFALLSADFEIVHLDIQAKLEENASLKVREELTYRVGEINGVLFDLDAKGNGPLRTLSVYATDEEGNFQQIPQNHLDIREEDELYHIKVYAKTENRLRKFAFVYELEGGAKLYQDIAELNRVFVGKNWQAPIEKVRITISLPISVPSDSVHAYGHGPLTGNIKLEANTVSYELDNYYPGDFIEAHILFGPQGLSQVPNSLRVPEDAKERLLAEEKAWAEEANAQREKFQKLEKQGYFAFAMEVFLLAVYFIFVRFVLRKAKKISQELPEYLRELPTDDRPAIVGNLFQAEDSVKIFATIMDLVRKKYFQLEVQGKEQILRKISPEKNELSLTLYEQEIVEIYLHQLGDGIQVNLSQIAKQKFSKSLSQRILSWNSLVKREYFAKGYGNSKSPLIILGVLCCFLFLLMSIASFVFFQQIQFLFLIPILFAFLFPYTLNSKFPNPKTAESIEKWKAFKRFLEDYSLLREAKITSIYLWEHYFVYALVLGVADKVAKAYQFALEKGEISFPAGGNVFYYAPCLHSYIKQPSLQQQIQKTYQRSYQSIARSTSSSGMGRGGGFSGGSSGGGGSRGGGGAF; the protein is encoded by the coding sequence ATGAAAAAAATAATCTCTCTATTGCTTTTTATCTGTTTCCATTTTGCTCTTTTGTCCGCTGATTTTGAAATCGTACATTTAGACATCCAAGCAAAACTGGAGGAAAATGCCAGTTTAAAGGTGAGAGAAGAGCTCACATATCGTGTTGGAGAAATCAATGGAGTCCTTTTCGATTTAGATGCTAAGGGGAATGGTCCCCTTCGTACCTTATCCGTCTATGCTACCGATGAAGAAGGGAATTTTCAGCAAATTCCTCAGAATCATTTGGACATCAGAGAAGAAGATGAGCTTTATCATATTAAGGTCTATGCCAAAACAGAAAACCGACTTCGAAAATTTGCCTTTGTCTATGAATTAGAAGGAGGGGCAAAATTATATCAAGATATTGCAGAACTTAATCGGGTTTTCGTGGGAAAGAATTGGCAAGCTCCCATTGAAAAAGTTCGAATAACAATTTCTTTACCTATTAGTGTTCCTTCAGATTCCGTTCATGCCTATGGTCATGGTCCCTTAACCGGAAATATCAAACTGGAAGCTAACACAGTATCTTATGAACTTGATAATTATTATCCCGGAGATTTTATAGAAGCCCATATTTTATTCGGACCACAGGGCTTATCTCAAGTTCCCAACTCTTTGAGAGTACCAGAAGATGCAAAGGAACGTTTATTGGCGGAGGAAAAAGCTTGGGCAGAAGAAGCCAATGCTCAACGGGAAAAGTTTCAAAAATTGGAAAAACAAGGTTACTTTGCCTTTGCTATGGAGGTTTTCTTGCTTGCTGTATATTTTATTTTCGTAAGATTCGTACTGAGGAAGGCAAAAAAAATATCACAAGAATTGCCGGAATATCTCCGAGAACTTCCAACAGACGACAGGCCCGCAATTGTGGGAAATTTATTTCAAGCCGAAGATTCCGTCAAAATATTTGCAACTATCATGGATTTGGTGAGAAAAAAGTATTTCCAATTGGAAGTGCAGGGCAAAGAACAAATACTGCGTAAAATTTCCCCTGAAAAAAATGAGCTTTCCCTAACCCTGTATGAACAAGAAATCGTGGAAATTTATCTTCATCAGTTGGGAGATGGAATACAGGTCAATTTATCTCAAATCGCAAAACAAAAATTCTCAAAATCTCTTTCTCAAAGAATACTAAGCTGGAATAGTTTAGTGAAAAGAGAATATTTTGCGAAAGGCTACGGAAATTCCAAAAGTCCTCTCATCATTTTGGGAGTTTTATGTTGTTTTCTATTTTTGTTGATGAGTATTGCTTCCTTTGTATTCTTTCAGCAAATACAGTTTTTATTTCTTATTCCGATTCTTTTTGCTTTTTTATTTCCCTATACTCTAAATTCGAAATTTCCAAATCCAAAGACAGCGGAAAGCATAGAGAAATGGAAAGCTTTTAAAAGATTTTTGGAAGATTATAGCTTATTACGAGAAGCTAAGATTACTTCCATTTATCTATGGGAACACTATTTTGTCTATGCTTTGGTTTTAGGTGTGGCGGATAAGGTGGCGAAAGCCTATCAATTTGCTTTGGAAAAGGGAGAGATTTCTTTTCCGGCGGGAGGAAATGTCTTCTATTATGCTCCTTGTTTACATTCCTATATCAAACAACCGAGCTTGCAACAACAGATTCAAAAAACATATCAACGCTCTTATCAGTCTATTGCAAGATCCACTTCTTCTTCCGGTATGGGACGAGGGGGAGGATTTAGCGGAGGTTCTTCCGGAGGTGGAGGAAGCAGAGGCGGAGGCGGAGCTTTTTAA
- a CDS encoding LemA family protein, whose protein sequence is MTAIIIILGLILFLGFLAISFKNKFVILLSRVKNAWSQIDVQLQRRFDLIPNLVETVKGYATHEKGTLEAVIAARNQYIAAGTVQEKMEANNQLTAVLRQLFAVSEAYPDLKANTNFLQLQEQLKEVEDKVAYARQFYNDTVTKYNQSIQLFPASIFAAFFHYGEETLFQATAGAQEAPKVKF, encoded by the coding sequence ATGACTGCCATCATCATTATCTTAGGTCTTATTCTTTTTCTTGGATTCCTGGCTATTTCTTTTAAAAATAAATTTGTCATCTTACTGAGTCGAGTTAAAAATGCTTGGAGTCAAATTGATGTACAATTACAAAGAAGATTTGATCTTATTCCTAACTTAGTAGAAACCGTCAAAGGATACGCAACTCATGAAAAAGGAACCTTAGAAGCTGTCATTGCAGCAAGAAATCAATATATAGCAGCAGGAACTGTGCAGGAAAAAATGGAGGCAAATAATCAATTAACAGCTGTGCTTCGTCAATTATTTGCAGTTTCGGAAGCCTATCCCGATTTGAAAGCCAACACCAATTTTTTACAATTACAAGAACAGCTGAAAGAAGTGGAAGATAAAGTCGCCTATGCCAGACAATTTTATAACGATACCGTGACAAAATACAATCAAAGTATTCAATTATTTCCGGCAAGTATCTTCGCAGCTTTTTTCCACTATGGCGAAGAAACTTTATTTCAAGCAACGGCAGGAGCCCAAGAAGCACCAAAAGTAAAATTTTAA
- a CDS encoding NADP-dependent malic enzyme → MSNVYEESLKLHEANRGKLSVTSKVSVKNREDLSLAYSPGVAEPCRKIQEKKEEVYRYTSRGNMVAVVTDGTAVLGLGDIGPEAALPVMEGKAVLFKEFGGVDAFPICLDTKDTEEIIATVKRIAPGFGGINLEDISAPRCVEIETRLKEELDIPVFHDDQHGTAIVVVAGLINALKLVHKKVEEIKVVINGIGAAGSSIAKLILQLGVPGKNMLLVGIDGILNRNTSEDYNQLHKELAFRTNDACQTGNLKDALQEADVFIGVSVGGIVSPEMIKTMNRDVIVFAMANPTPEIMPEEAKKAGARIVGSGRSDYPNQINNVLVFPGLFKGALRAKSKKITEEMKMAAAVGLAKLISEEELKEDYIIPGAFDPRVAETVAKEVEKVAKEQGICRE, encoded by the coding sequence ATGTCAAATGTCTATGAAGAATCATTGAAATTACATGAAGCAAATCGAGGAAAATTATCTGTTACTTCAAAAGTAAGTGTAAAAAATCGTGAAGATTTAAGCTTAGCCTACTCTCCCGGAGTAGCAGAACCTTGTCGAAAAATTCAAGAAAAAAAAGAAGAGGTATACCGTTATACTTCTCGTGGAAATATGGTAGCTGTCGTCACAGACGGGACTGCCGTATTGGGTCTGGGAGATATTGGTCCGGAAGCGGCTCTTCCTGTTATGGAAGGAAAAGCTGTTCTTTTTAAAGAATTTGGTGGAGTGGATGCCTTTCCTATCTGCTTGGATACAAAAGATACAGAAGAAATTATCGCTACCGTCAAAAGAATTGCTCCCGGCTTTGGAGGAATCAATTTGGAAGATATTTCTGCCCCTCGTTGTGTGGAAATTGAAACTCGTTTAAAAGAAGAATTAGATATTCCTGTCTTTCATGATGATCAACACGGAACAGCCATTGTGGTAGTTGCAGGACTTATCAACGCTCTAAAACTGGTACATAAAAAAGTAGAAGAAATTAAAGTGGTCATCAATGGAATTGGGGCAGCAGGAAGCTCCATTGCAAAATTGATTTTACAATTGGGGGTTCCCGGAAAAAATATGCTATTGGTTGGAATAGATGGAATTTTAAATCGAAACACCTCTGAGGATTACAACCAACTTCATAAAGAATTGGCGTTTCGTACCAATGATGCCTGTCAAACAGGAAATTTAAAAGATGCCCTTCAGGAGGCAGACGTGTTTATTGGAGTTTCGGTAGGTGGAATCGTTTCTCCGGAAATGATAAAAACCATGAACCGGGATGTGATTGTATTTGCTATGGCAAACCCTACTCCCGAAATTATGCCGGAGGAAGCAAAAAAAGCGGGGGCTCGTATTGTAGGAAGCGGAAGATCGGATTATCCGAATCAAATCAACAATGTTCTTGTCTTTCCGGGACTTTTTAAAGGAGCTTTACGAGCAAAATCAAAAAAAATTACGGAAGAAATGAAAATGGCAGCGGCTGTCGGATTGGCAAAGTTAATTTCGGAGGAAGAATTGAAAGAAGATTATATTATTCCCGGAGCTTTTGATCCGAGAGTTGCAGAAACGGTAGCGAAAGAAGTAGAAAAAGTAGCAAAAGAACAAGGAATTTGTCGTGAATAA
- a CDS encoding MBL fold metallo-hydrolase codes for MKIAMLGSGSGGNASYVEENGYGILIDAGFSCKKIEERLASIGKAAENIKALLITHEHTDHISGAGVLARKYDIPIYISPESLEACKQKLGKIAENQIHCIQKDFFLNENIYVKAFDVMHDAVRTLGFHIETASQKKIAISTDIGYITNLVREAFQDVDAAILESNYDYNMLMNGPYPWDLKARVKGRNGHLSNNDAAKFIREMYTKKLQKIFLAHVSKDSNHPNIIHETMELEFEKYSRKPNYEISSQNTATKLFEIK; via the coding sequence ATGAAAATAGCAATGTTAGGTAGCGGTAGTGGTGGAAATGCAAGCTATGTTGAGGAAAATGGATATGGAATCCTGATTGATGCCGGTTTCAGCTGCAAAAAAATAGAGGAGAGATTAGCTTCCATTGGAAAAGCGGCAGAAAACATTAAAGCTCTGTTAATTACCCATGAGCATACGGATCATATCTCAGGAGCAGGGGTTTTGGCACGAAAATACGATATCCCTATCTATATCAGTCCTGAAAGTTTAGAAGCTTGCAAACAAAAATTAGGAAAAATTGCAGAAAATCAAATTCATTGTATTCAAAAAGATTTTTTTCTCAATGAAAATATCTATGTCAAAGCTTTTGATGTCATGCACGATGCCGTTCGAACTTTAGGCTTTCACATCGAAACGGCTTCTCAAAAGAAAATTGCAATTTCTACGGATATCGGCTATATTACCAATCTGGTGAGGGAAGCCTTTCAAGATGTAGATGCTGCAATTTTGGAAAGCAACTACGACTACAATATGCTGATGAACGGTCCTTATCCTTGGGATTTGAAAGCAAGAGTAAAAGGGAGAAATGGACACTTATCCAATAACGATGCTGCTAAATTTATTCGAGAAATGTATACAAAGAAGTTACAGAAAATATTTCTGGCTCATGTAAGCAAAGATAGCAATCATCCAAATATCATTCATGAAACCATGGAGTTGGAATTTGAAAAGTATTCTCGAAAACCGAATTATGAAATCAGTTCTCAAAATACAGCCACAAAACTTTTTGAGATAAAATAA
- a CDS encoding uracil-DNA glycosylase family protein, whose translation MLEKNDLWEDLKYGASNIGNTILKPHQLEVLIGGGNPDADILILGDDPELYLNENLKTQKGSSGEFLYLLLEFCGIQKEDIYVSTLTKRNARLKDYMPEDYEKLKELLICQIGLLAPKVIVCLGYEAAQMLLEKEIVLEEARQEVFSWKAGIQVLVTYDVNTVKKARAELGKKAKLALEFRNDLKKLEYFK comes from the coding sequence ATGTTAGAAAAAAATGATTTATGGGAAGACTTGAAGTATGGAGCTTCCAATATTGGAAATACTATCTTAAAACCTCATCAATTGGAAGTACTGATTGGAGGAGGAAATCCCGATGCCGATATTCTTATTTTAGGAGATGATCCTGAACTTTATCTGAATGAAAATTTAAAAACGCAAAAAGGTTCTTCCGGAGAATTTCTTTACCTCCTATTGGAATTCTGTGGCATTCAAAAGGAGGATATCTATGTCTCTACATTGACCAAAAGAAATGCTCGCTTGAAAGATTATATGCCGGAAGACTATGAGAAATTAAAAGAGCTCTTAATTTGCCAAATAGGACTTCTTGCTCCGAAAGTGATTGTCTGCCTGGGTTATGAAGCCGCTCAAATGCTACTGGAAAAAGAAATTGTCTTAGAAGAAGCTCGACAGGAAGTATTTTCTTGGAAAGCGGGAATTCAAGTCCTTGTCACCTATGATGTAAATACTGTCAAAAAAGCAAGAGCTGAATTAGGAAAAAAAGCAAAACTGGCTTTGGAATTCCGAAATGATTTAAAAAAATTGGAATATTTCAAGTAG
- a CDS encoding response regulator transcription factor → MEQKILIIDDEESILELLTLNLEIYGYKVFTSNTGKGVLEKIIEIQPNIILLDLMLPEVDGISICKKIRENTIWNDLRIIILSAKSEEIDKITCLDIGADDYITKPFSVRELIARIHAFARRISPVEQPTQDSIQYRNLMIKPKEKMVLKEEKKIFLTSLELKLLLYLLKNRGKIATREMIFKHVWNYEEQNNTRSLDVNIRKLRQKLEDSDNFYIETIRGIGYKIL, encoded by the coding sequence ATGGAACAAAAAATTTTGATTATTGACGATGAAGAATCTATTTTAGAACTCCTAACATTAAACCTGGAAATTTATGGGTATAAAGTTTTTACATCCAATACCGGAAAAGGAGTTCTGGAAAAAATTATAGAGATTCAGCCTAATATTATCTTGTTAGACTTGATGCTCCCAGAAGTAGATGGTATTAGCATTTGTAAAAAAATTCGGGAAAATACCATTTGGAACGATCTTCGAATTATTATTTTGAGTGCAAAATCGGAAGAGATTGATAAAATTACTTGTCTGGATATAGGAGCGGATGACTATATTACCAAACCTTTCAGTGTGCGAGAACTTATCGCTAGGATCCATGCTTTTGCGAGAAGAATCTCTCCTGTGGAGCAACCTACACAAGATAGTATCCAATATCGTAATTTAATGATAAAACCCAAAGAAAAAATGGTTCTAAAAGAAGAAAAGAAAATTTTTCTAACTTCCTTAGAATTAAAACTATTATTATATCTTTTAAAAAATCGAGGAAAAATTGCTACAAGAGAAATGATCTTTAAACATGTATGGAATTATGAGGAACAAAACAACACTCGTTCTTTAGACGTGAATATTAGAAAATTACGACAAAAATTGGAGGATTCCGATAATTTCTATATTGAAACCATCCGAGGAATAGGATATAAAATTCTATAA
- a CDS encoding ATP-binding protein: MKKKILLICFTLILSSIFTVSIIFYNMIQHNYVESILANANSNIRLIQLILSENKHTDKYLFKLSQSLAQKTGFRVTFIRLDGIPLADSNDNSILFENFQSIPGFQMANKNIVSHSVEKHPATKIPEIKIFTKLPLYNKKSTILMLSKKLNFLEDFRKKFFLTIFTGIFISGVLSIFLSIYFTTWATKPITQLTNAVREISQGNFYSKILLHSHDELEELSETFYHMNQKIQNLLQDIQNKVRNLQNILDNLSEGIVVLDLGGSLILMNQFTKSEFEIIHSSDDFFSYSNFSFCHKEVRQSLLRKQTFEFKKKLGKKIYKLHNHFIEENKQMILVIQNITQLEQNEELRREFISNASHELKTPLTIISGFIETIKLGHVQEKAQLSRILDIIELETKRLNKLVNNLLHLSHLEKNISQGDKKIHRLSLFKIIPQIKDLYQPLLEEKSIILDMNIADNLLQSPISEEFLYIVLGNLLENAIKYSKPQSKIILSSEIRNSNFYLKLQDFGCGIPEEEQEKIFQRFYRVDPSRNSKIKGNGLGLSIVKKMIENVNGNISVESIFGKGSTFFISIPISQRS, encoded by the coding sequence ATGAAGAAGAAAATATTATTGATATGCTTTACTCTAATTTTATCCAGTATCTTTACCGTGAGTATTATTTTCTATAACATGATTCAACATAATTATGTGGAATCTATTCTGGCAAATGCAAACAGTAATATCCGATTAATTCAGCTTATTTTATCTGAAAATAAACATACAGACAAATATCTTTTTAAACTCTCCCAATCTCTGGCACAAAAAACGGGATTTAGAGTAACTTTTATTCGTTTGGATGGAATTCCTCTTGCAGATTCCAATGACAACAGTATTCTCTTTGAAAATTTTCAATCTATTCCCGGTTTTCAAATGGCAAATAAAAATATCGTATCTCATTCTGTTGAAAAGCATCCTGCGACAAAGATTCCGGAAATAAAAATTTTTACAAAGCTTCCCCTTTATAATAAGAAATCCACAATACTGATGCTTTCAAAAAAACTCAATTTCTTGGAGGATTTCCGAAAAAAGTTCTTTTTAACCATTTTTACCGGAATTTTTATTTCTGGAGTATTGTCTATTTTCCTCTCCATTTATTTTACAACGTGGGCGACCAAACCGATTACACAATTGACGAATGCTGTTCGAGAAATCTCACAAGGGAATTTTTATTCCAAAATTCTATTACATTCCCATGATGAGTTGGAAGAGCTATCGGAAACTTTTTACCACATGAATCAAAAAATTCAAAACCTTTTGCAGGATATTCAAAATAAAGTAAGGAATCTACAAAATATTTTAGACAATCTCTCCGAAGGTATTGTGGTATTGGATTTAGGTGGTTCTTTAATTTTAATGAATCAATTTACAAAATCGGAATTTGAAATTATACATTCTTCTGATGATTTCTTTTCGTACTCCAATTTTTCTTTTTGCCATAAAGAAGTACGTCAATCTCTGCTAAGAAAACAAACCTTCGAATTCAAAAAAAAATTAGGAAAAAAAATATATAAACTTCATAATCATTTTATTGAAGAAAACAAACAAATGATTTTAGTAATCCAAAATATCACCCAATTAGAACAAAATGAAGAGTTGAGAAGAGAATTTATTTCCAATGCTTCTCATGAGTTGAAGACTCCGCTTACTATTATATCCGGATTTATAGAAACTATTAAACTTGGTCATGTCCAAGAAAAGGCACAACTAAGTCGTATTTTGGATATCATTGAGCTGGAAACGAAAAGATTGAATAAATTGGTAAATAATCTTTTACATCTCTCTCATTTAGAAAAAAATATCTCACAGGGAGATAAAAAAATTCATCGTCTATCCTTATTCAAGATAATTCCTCAAATAAAAGATTTATATCAACCTCTTCTGGAAGAAAAAAGTATTATCCTTGACATGAATATTGCAGATAATTTGTTACAATCTCCTATTTCTGAGGAATTTCTTTACATTGTTTTAGGAAATCTATTAGAAAATGCTATTAAATATAGTAAGCCTCAGTCTAAAATTATACTTTCCTCAGAAATAAGAAACTCTAATTTTTATCTGAAACTACAAGACTTTGGATGTGGAATCCCAGAAGAAGAACAAGAAAAAATATTTCAAAGATTCTATCGTGTCGATCCCTCTAGAAATAGTAAAATAAAAGGAAATGGTTTAGGTCTTTCCATTGTTAAAAAGATGATAGAAAACGTCAATGGAAATATTTCAGTAGAAAGTATCTTTGGAAAAGGTTCCACCTTTTTTATCAGCATCCCCATTTCACAAAGAAGCTAG
- a CDS encoding tripartite tricarboxylate transporter permease: MSDILFGFVTALAPINLLAACLSVSIGIIIGALPGLSAAMGVALLIPITFGMPASTGLIVLAGVYCGAIFGGSISAILIRTPGTPAAAATAIDGYELTLKGKAGKALGTAVISSFIGGILSSISLYLFAPTLATLALKFGPAEYFWLSIFGLTIIAGASTKSITKGLISGAIGLMISTIGMDPMLGNPRFTFGIPSLLSGVPFTASLIGLFSMSQVLMLAEKKIKESGNLVHFEDKILLSKEELLRILPTALRSTVIGNLIGILPGAGASIAAFLGYNEAKRFSKHKEEFGHGSIEGIAGSEAANNAVTGGSLIPTFTLGIPGESVTAVLLGGLLIQGLQPGPDLFTIHGRITYTFFAGFIVVNIFMLILGLTGSKMFAKISRVPDTYLIPIIFSLSVIGSYAIHNQMADVMIMFVFGLIGYVVNKLELNSASIVLALILGPIGESGLRRSIILNHGKLDILFKSSVSIFLIVCTILSLFSPMIMKKLQKGN; the protein is encoded by the coding sequence ATGTCAGATATTTTATTTGGATTTGTTACAGCATTGGCTCCCATAAATTTATTGGCAGCATGTTTGAGTGTAAGTATTGGAATTATTATAGGAGCTTTACCGGGACTTTCTGCAGCTATGGGAGTTGCCCTTCTAATCCCGATTACTTTTGGAATGCCGGCTTCAACGGGATTGATTGTTTTGGCAGGAGTCTATTGTGGAGCAATCTTTGGAGGTTCCATATCTGCCATTTTAATTAGAACCCCGGGGACTCCGGCAGCAGCAGCGACGGCTATTGATGGATATGAACTTACCTTGAAGGGGAAAGCAGGAAAAGCATTAGGAACTGCGGTGATTTCTTCTTTTATTGGGGGAATTTTAAGCTCTATCTCACTTTATCTATTTGCACCGACTTTAGCAACTTTGGCGTTAAAGTTTGGACCGGCCGAATATTTTTGGTTATCTATTTTTGGATTGACGATTATTGCCGGAGCCAGTACCAAATCTATTACGAAAGGATTGATTTCAGGGGCGATAGGTTTGATGATCTCCACCATAGGTATGGATCCTATGTTAGGAAATCCGAGATTTACCTTTGGAATTCCGAGTTTATTATCCGGAGTTCCTTTTACGGCCTCTTTGATTGGTTTATTTTCGATGTCGCAAGTGTTGATGTTAGCAGAGAAGAAAATAAAAGAGTCAGGGAATTTGGTTCATTTTGAGGATAAGATTTTACTAAGTAAAGAGGAATTATTAAGAATATTGCCTACAGCTTTGCGTTCGACAGTGATAGGGAATTTAATTGGAATTTTACCAGGAGCCGGAGCTAGTATAGCAGCTTTTTTAGGTTATAATGAAGCAAAAAGATTTTCCAAACATAAAGAGGAATTTGGACATGGGAGTATCGAGGGAATTGCCGGCTCTGAAGCGGCGAACAATGCCGTTACCGGGGGATCTTTGATTCCTACTTTTACTTTAGGAATTCCGGGAGAAAGTGTTACAGCAGTTTTGTTGGGAGGGCTTTTGATTCAAGGATTACAACCCGGACCGGATTTATTTACGATTCATGGAAGGATTACTTATACTTTTTTTGCAGGATTCATTGTTGTAAATATTTTTATGTTAATTCTGGGGTTAACAGGTTCAAAGATGTTCGCTAAAATTTCAAGAGTTCCAGATACTTACTTAATTCCTATTATTTTCTCACTGAGTGTAATAGGTTCCTATGCGATTCATAATCAAATGGCAGATGTAATGATTATGTTTGTTTTCGGATTGATTGGCTATGTGGTAAATAAATTAGAGTTGAATTCCGCTTCTATTGTATTGGCTTTAATTTTAGGTCCTATTGGGGAATCGGGTTTAAGGCGATCTATTATTTTAAATCATGGAAAATTGGATATTTTATTTAAAAGTTCGGTATCCATATTTTTGATAGTATGTACGATATTATCTTTATTTTCTCCAATGATTATGAAAAAGTTACAAAAAGGAAATTAA
- a CDS encoding tripartite tricarboxylate transporter TctB family protein yields MIKYDRVLTIGLFILEIFYFFMIKSLPEKAAKYPLFVLGLLVLLTILLGIKSFTTKVEKEKSKVFQGFQWKQFLFIIFLSAIYILSIDKIGFFISSFLYLIIIMIGLKSNIKWAVISSVVFCLLMYFIFVVFLKVPVPNGILI; encoded by the coding sequence ATGATAAAGTACGACAGAGTCCTAACCATAGGATTGTTTATTCTGGAAATATTCTATTTCTTTATGATTAAATCCTTACCGGAGAAGGCGGCAAAGTATCCCTTATTTGTCTTGGGATTATTGGTCCTATTGACCATTTTACTTGGAATAAAGTCTTTTACAACGAAGGTGGAGAAAGAAAAAAGCAAAGTTTTTCAGGGATTTCAATGGAAGCAATTTCTATTTATTATCTTTTTATCTGCTATCTACATTTTGAGTATTGATAAGATTGGTTTTTTTATCAGTAGTTTTCTTTATTTAATCATAATTATGATAGGATTAAAATCTAATATAAAATGGGCTGTCATCAGCAGTGTTGTTTTTTGCCTTTTAATGTATTTCATATTCGTTGTATTTTTAAAAGTACCAGTCCCGAATGGAATTTTAATTTAA
- a CDS encoding tripartite tricarboxylate transporter substrate binding protein, with product MKKRLFKVFAGVMMGVVLLSACGTQQEKSGGEGETYPSKPVNVIVAYKAGGGTDVGARILVSEAQKSFPQPFVIVNKPGADGEIGYTELLKSEPDGYTIGFINLPTFVSIPLQRKTNFQKEDAQAIMNHVYDPGVLVVRADSKWASLEDFVEYAKQNPDTLTISNNGTGASNHIGAAHFAYEAGIKVTHVPFGGSTDMIAALRGSHVDATVAKISEVASLVKNKEFRILGSFTEERLEGFEEIPTLKEKGYHVLFGSARALVAPKGTPEEVIQYLHDTFKAALESPENIEKSKNANLPLKYMSGEELTDYINEQDQYMKEMVPKLGI from the coding sequence ATGAAAAAGAGACTTTTTAAAGTGTTTGCTGGTGTTATGATGGGAGTAGTTTTATTATCGGCTTGTGGAACTCAACAAGAAAAATCGGGAGGAGAAGGAGAGACATATCCTTCAAAACCTGTAAATGTAATTGTTGCTTATAAAGCCGGGGGAGGAACAGATGTGGGAGCGAGAATCTTAGTTTCTGAAGCTCAAAAATCTTTCCCTCAACCATTTGTAATTGTAAATAAACCGGGAGCAGATGGAGAAATTGGGTATACGGAACTATTGAAATCGGAACCGGATGGTTATACCATTGGATTTATTAATTTACCTACTTTTGTGAGTATTCCTTTACAAAGAAAAACGAATTTTCAAAAAGAAGATGCACAAGCTATTATGAATCATGTCTATGACCCCGGAGTTTTAGTAGTAAGAGCAGACAGTAAGTGGGCTAGCTTAGAAGATTTTGTAGAATATGCGAAACAAAATCCGGATACCTTAACTATTTCTAATAATGGAACTGGAGCATCGAATCACATTGGAGCAGCTCACTTTGCTTATGAAGCGGGAATTAAAGTCACCCATGTTCCTTTCGGTGGAAGCACAGATATGATTGCTGCACTTCGAGGAAGTCATGTCGATGCAACCGTGGCTAAAATCAGTGAGGTAGCAAGCCTGGTAAAAAATAAAGAATTTCGTATCTTGGGGTCCTTCACGGAGGAAAGATTAGAAGGATTTGAAGAGATTCCTACTTTAAAAGAAAAGGGATATCATGTATTGTTTGGTTCTGCAAGAGCATTGGTGGCACCTAAAGGGACACCAGAAGAAGTGATTCAATACTTACATGATACCTTTAAAGCTGCCTTAGAATCTCCGGAAAATATCGAAAAATCTAAGAATGCAAATCTACCATTAAAATATATGTCAGGAGAGGAATTAACAGACTATATAAATGAACAAGATCAATACATGAAAGAAATGGTTCCTAAATTAGGAATTTAG